The Rhododendron vialii isolate Sample 1 chromosome 1a, ASM3025357v1 region tgtgtgtgtgtgtgtgtgtgtgtgtgtactagggagagagagagagagagagagaaagagagagagacccgagagagggagagagagagagagggagagggagagagagattgccgagagagagagggagaggggagccgagagagagagagggagagagagagagagaaggaagaaaggaggaagatgggttgtaccttgacttgaccttcctcatcctttcaaatccttggtgatatctttcttcctagctaagaaacttcctccattgtacttctatgcttgtttaaaacaaaatcttgtacccattgtctccaaatcttccaacaaatctcccataatcccatccaaggacaaatcctagccatgcaagcctaccttttagccaaacttagccatgcaagcctagggttagactttgatctttcaaagattgcatgccatgtgtcaaaatttgaggtagagagagagagaggggggccggccatgagagggaggagagggccaagatttttcctataaaaaggaccccattccaagtattgaactcacacctcccattctacaacttctctctctagaatttccttgttctttctttgttcttgcttagttcttcctttgttcttgagtagttcttgagttcttcaagaaactcaacctaggccgccactagaccgccactcgaccaacctctcgatccaaaagtagtagtagtaatagtcaagtagaagtttcgagagaaacctttctctttcgaagctaccggagaccaccgtaggaagttactccgtccgaccaccgacgtactttccgtagccgactaccgcctagaagaactgtaaggaaatccttacttactccctatttatttacttactcaagtataaagtaggttatctttatttacgtacttatcatttgtttagaagtattcgtatttgatctttaagatagttatgagtatgcgtatatgagttgcttgtattacttgtggtatgtgataaagcataagtgatttcactccaaagacgtccgtacatgtggcgttgtgctttgaataaagcataagtgatacactccaaaggcgtccatacatgtggcgttatgctataagtagtaattgagcgtgatgagtaatatagaattggatgatcttgttaggatgattcttgcttagtGTTGTCCTACCGCGTAGTCTTTgtatgtaacgagacacgagaatcgagaaagtagaaatataacacctagggtgtgagtaatgaaaggaaatgtttttcgaggaaggaaatatttttgaaacaacataatgaccaatttcgggtggcattatgtgagttgtgtgtgtgcgtgtgtaaaagacgtgttttgaaaaggttttgaattttcgaaaaccgcaatgtggccggacgtggtagcccattgtgtggtgtgtgttgaaaaaaaccaatgagaacccggagcggcggaatcattgaggatactcgggaacccggagcggcggaaccgaggttttgtgtgtgttgaaaaacccaatgagaacccggagcggcggaatcattgtggggatactcgggaacccggagcggcggaaccgatgtttttagatttcgaaaacccccaattgggaacccggagcggcggaaccattgtgggagactcgggaacccggagcggcggaaccgagggttttgaaatgtgtgtgttcccatgggaacccggagcggcagaaccatggtgaggtatagcttggttatccgcattacggagccaatgcaaatattttttgtgtgccaatgggaacccaggacggcggaaccattgtgaggatactcgggagtccggaacggcggaaccaaggttgggtgtgtagcttggttatccgcggtacggagccaatgcaaatgttttgtgttaaacaaatggtttttgaaagattgttttgtaaatgaaaatgttgacacagtctacgatgagtcgcgtaggagaaacacgaaactcttggacaccaacgatagttgattaacgaatatggatgtgtcattgttagctgcgtatatatgtatcatgtggaaatcgatgtgttatttcctgttgtttgtaagtatgggttagcgggtacgGGATTTTCCTGCTGagctgttgtagctcacggtgttaccttttggtgaccctgacatattatatgggtggcgacgccggtataatgtgtcagattttgtagatgatcagggtaagcagatcaccgtggaggctttggagctaaGGAgttggcaagaatggaggagctgaggagctgtagttaggaaccctagaatccccctccatTTATGTAaaaattgaactcttgtaggagtatttgttgtaataagagccagactctattttgaggttatcaataaaatgtcttcttaacgtaccaaaaattcggggcgttacacaaggtgccaccgctagccaagcttagcaagccttggaaatcaaggtgctaacaccACACCTGATCCAAATGAAGACCAACTTGATGTTTGTCTTACTCCTCTTACCCGTGTTTTTGGGTCACAATTGTGACCCTGACCCTTGCACcctcacaccaccaccacctccgccggCTCCAATCTTTTTTCTCGTGGTTCCCACCCTACCAGCCTTTCATGTGTTGCAGGGGTGGATGACTTGGATGTCGGTATGCTCGGTGCATGCTAGCTGGCGCCGTGTTACTACTCAGTCTCTTGTGATCATTTCAGAAGGCTATTGCATGTGTTTTTGCTTACGTCGGACACCACCACTACCACGGGGACCAGGACCTAGTGGACCCACCACCTCCTGTTCATCCACCACCTGTAGTTCATCCGGAGGTACACAAGCCCCAGCACCATTCCATGCGGGAATCGATATCCTTGAGTGGTTTCATGAGGCGAAGGATGCTGCAGACTGGGTAGATCAAACTTGTTGTGACTAGTGGCGAGGTATGCAGGGGCTCAAGGGGCCCCGGCCACACCACCCCAGATTTTAGAATTTTACtactattatatataatataattactATTTGTATGATTAGTAtacaaatctcaaaaaaatctGAATAACAAATTGTAATTTGATCtagtcaaaaattaaaaaatttctacATTGACATGTAAAAATAattccgttttttttttcacaaaacgAGTATAATGTTCTACAAAAGCTACACAAATGTTGGTCCTCGATGTAAAATTCTGACTCCGGTAGGTTTCTCCCTCTTCCCATCCTCTTCCTCTGCGGAGTGTGTCCATTAACATCGTATCACGCTCAATCAAACCCAAAAACAGCATGGGCTTCTCCTttgcttcttctccttccttttgTTTGAAAGTCTCAAATGCCTCTCATCTTCTTATCCCCATGAGTTCCCAATCGTTAATAGGCTCAATTCCTGCAAATCCACACGACAACTGAAACAAATCCACTCCTTCATCATCAAAACCACCCCAACTCCTCTGTCCAAAATTACTCTCTCTATGCGCCAAATTTCCTGACATAGACCTCAGCTATCTTCATTCCGTTTTCACCCAAATTTCCAATCCAGGTAACTATGGCTCGTCTCTCAATCAATTGAAGTAACCAAACAAATTCTCTCAACTTATCTTCAGTATGTGCTACTCCTATTAATTCCCAAACATATTAATTTCCAGGTTTTAGTTTGTACAATGCCATTATCCGGTGCTTTTCGGGTTGCAAGAACAAGAACGGCTCTTTGCTTGCGTTATCTTTTTATAGCGAATTGCTGGCCAAGGGTTTGATTCCTGATAAGTACACGTACCCTTTTCTTCTCAAGGCCTGCACTGAATCCCGTGCGTTGAGGGAAGGGCAGGAGGTTCATGCCGTGTAGTTAAGAATGGGTTTGTGTTGGATTTGTATGTGGTCAACACATTGATTAGATTATACGCCATTTGTGGGGCTATTGACTCAGCGCAAAAGATGTTCGATGAAGGTCCTTATAGGGATTGGGTTTCGCGGATTACATTGATTCAGGGTTATGTTAAGATGGGGTTTTGGAAGGAAGGCATACTGGTGTTTTTCGATATGTGATGCGAATTTTCAGGTTGATGAACTGACAGCGGTGATTGTCCTTTCTGCGTGTGCTAAGTTGCGAGATTTGACCTTGTGTAGGAGGATACACCGGTATATGTGTGACCATAAGGTGAATTTTGATGTCTTTGTTGGGAATGCATTAATCGATATGTACTTAAAATGTGGTGATGCTGATTTtgctcataaattttttaatgagaTGCCAGTGAAGAATGTGGTTTCTTGGAATTCCATGATATCAGGATTGGTGCAGAAAGGGGAATTTAAAGAGGTCTTAAATATGTTTAGGAAGATGCAGAGATGAGGTGTCAAGCCGGATGATTTCACTATAGTTGGCGTGCTCAATTCATGCGCTAATCTAGGCATGCTTGAGCTGGGGAAATGGGTTCATGTCTACGTTGATAGAAACCGCATCAAAGCAGATGGGTTTATAGGGAATGCATTGGTAGCTATGTACGCAAAGTATGGAAGCATAGATGAAGCCTCGAAAGTATTTAATGGCATGAAATGCAGAGATGTCTATACATACACGACTATAATTGTTGGGCTAGCAATGCACGGACAAGGAGAGAGAGCATTAGATCTTTTCTCTCTGATTCCTAAGATGGGCATAAAACCGAATGGCGTGACATATTTAGGTGTCCTTATGGCGTGCAGTCATGCAGGACTTGTGGACAAATGGCATAAGCATTTTTCAGAGATGTCAAGAGCATATGATCTTGAACCCCAAATGGAGCACTACGGTTGCATGGTTGACCTATTGGGTCGTGTGGGGTTGGTAAATGAAGCACAAGAGTTTATTAGTAAATATGCCAATTGAACCTGATGCTTTTGTTTGGGGAGCGTTACTGGGAGCTTGTAGGATCCATGGGAATGTTGAGCTTGGCGAGATTATCATGGAAAAACTTGAGAACTTAGAGCTTGAAAGAGATGGGACCTACGTACTCATGTCTAACATATATTTCTCTGCAAATAAGAGGAAATATGCGTTGAAGTTGAGAAAGGCAATGAAAAAAGGGCAATAAGAAAGATTCTTGGGTGTAGTTCTATTGAACTGGATGGTTCATGAGTTCCGAAGGGGTGACAAGTCACACCAGAAAACTAAGGATATGTATGGTATATTGGACGAATTTACTAGTCATTTCTAGAGTACTGGCCAGTGGGTACATACTGAAGGAACTGATTAGAGGAGCAAAAACTGATAACAAAGAAATAAGGGCATGATGTATTTCCATGTGCgtattcagagagagagagagagagttgatcTCTCCTTCCTTCCATCTGATATCAGAGTCAGCATCAAGGACTAAGCAGAAGAATCATGGCTACTTAGAGATGAGCAAGAGTTCTTGTAAAGTCTGAGTCTCTGACTAAGAAGATTTGAATAAGTGTATATCTTTATGTGCACTTCTTGTAGTTCATTAACAACTTACACATTTACCGTTTTCAAATATATCAAAGTGTTAAAAAACCCAATTTGTTCGAGACATTTATCGACATGTAACTTTCATGCAGGAGCGGCTTCAAACTCCTATATGATGATGTTTTGAGCTCGTGTTGCTATGTAGTGTAACGTTCTTTTGGCTGGACAACCCCTTTTCCAGAAGCAAATTTATAACTGGAAGTGTATGGAACAATGTACGACTGCGACAGCTGCATGTATAACAACTACTTGCTATGGAAGCAGCCATTCCAGTGACAGGTAAGCATGAAAACATTTAGATCATAAAAATTCCATGCCCTCACATCATTGTCTAAAATTACACATCATGTAtcaaagaaacaagaaattgCTTTTATAATTCATCGCTATGGCATATTTCTCGCacaattgaattttgaaatttgagcaTAGCCTGTGTAGACCTGGTGCTTTGGTTATTgtccatttttaattttcttccaGTTATGGTAGGTAATGAAGTGATCTAATGATGACACACATGCCTCGATGAAGGACTACTGGAAGCTTAATAAAAAAGATGCAAGACACCATTATGCCCTCAGTTATAGGAAACTTAGATTGGACATCATATTACTCGCACAGCTATTAGAATATCAGAATATTAGAACAAAATCTCACTTCCTTTTATGTAAAAAAACATTGTCACCTGGTTAACAAGACCATTTTGATCTTACTTATAAATAttgatttcttcttttcctAGTGCTTTCCATATATAGGTTTCCACATACACTGtagaatgaagaagaaaaaagagaagagggaAGTACACAACTACCCTATAGAACTGGTAAGTcgaggtctttttttttttttttttgattgccaACAAAAGCAATATTGTTTTGGTGTTAAAGCAAAATTGCAAGACAGAAAAGAAAGCACGAATAGGCATCTGTAAGAGAGATGCCAATAGCTTATTccgaaaaaaattagaagatagaaaagaaagcatgAATAGACATCTATAAGGGAGATGCCAACAGCTTACTCAGAATGCGATGCACACATGCTAACCTATAGAACTGGTTACCGAAAGACCAACGAGTGAGAAAAAACTACGGTCAAACATTGATACCGTTTACTATTTGAAATCTTCCTCCGATGTACAAACACCAAAACACACACAGATACTTCCAACCAAAATGCATTCAAATTCTCCAAAACACATCCACTCTAACAGCCTGggtctttcattttcttccttcgTTTGCtacttcagtttttttttttttttccccatgatTGTCACTCTCCTCTATACAGATTGGAAATGACACCATTTCCTCTTCTCTACAAGAAGCTGATCAGGTTGATGCCGACAAAGCTTATTTTTATCCAAGGAGCTTATTTATGCAAAAACTCCCAAGACTTTGGAAATAGGGTTTTAAACACCCAAACATGTAAATATCTATTGAGAACAAGCAATTCACCACCCAAAGAAGAGAGTAGATTAATGATTATCAAGATGTCACTTTGGTGTTAGCAAACAACTGCTATGATGATAAGGAATGCAAAGACATTTTCACTTGGCATGACTAGTAGTTAAaaccacaaaataaaaacctGAAATCAGAGTAGGTGCTACTTTAGCTATTCTTTGTCCTTCTGCAAAATTTGACACTTAGCTGACATATCAGTCATTTAAAGAGGGGAAAAGGTACCCACTTCATAAAACCCTTCTTCTCTTGTAATGTACAGCTACTAGTTGGTTGGAATTGTTGGGTACTGTTTGTCCACAACCTCTATTATTTTGTTTGCTATAGCACTAGCATAGATAGAAGAACCTTCACATATCTGCAATATGATCAACACCAACACAGATATACACTGTTAAAACTCTTTTTGGAAAATACGAGATAGAAAAACCCCAGGAATGTGATATGTGGTCCAACAATATTGGGGAGTGAGAAACGATAGGTGATATATTAATGAGTCAGTGACTAGGGTACCTACAAGATTTATTTAGAATCTCAAGATATTAGCCATGACTACGCGAATACTTTGTAACTAGTAAAAGTGCTAATGCTGTATAAAATTCCGTACAAGTCATTACAGAAGACAATAAAAATTGTTGAAAGATAAGATACAATTGTATGGGAAAAAGTAGGTTATAAATTAAGTGAAGCACATTTTTAAGGAGTATTTGCGACTTATTTTAAGAGCTTCTGAGTAGTGTTCAACTTTCTTAAAATATTCATCTTTCTGTTCTCAAAACAAGTTTTCTGTCACCTGTTTTATTGTTTACTATGGTTATCAAAGCCCACCAAATATGAAGTGCATAAGTAGAACAGAAAAATACCAACCCTATGTTTGGTCAAAATTCTGATCGGACAAACAAATAGGAAGGGATGGTATTTAAAGTGAGAATGATATTCCAtgcaaaaatagtaaaaaaaagattgaTTATCCACCTTACTATTGAAGAGGAAACAATAGTTATCAACGACAAGGCCACCACCAACATGTTGGATATCCAGTTGAAGCTCATCAAGGGCTTTTGAAACAGGCAACAAGCAGTTGATTTTCTTTTGCGGATGGGCGAATTTAATGGTTACTTCATCATCAACAATCCGGACATCGATCTCAGAGTCTTTGAACTTTCTCTGAAGCCATGAGCTCCTCAATCCATTGTAGGAAGACTGGTCTTGATGATCTGGACCATCACTTTCTGTCTTGTGCCTTTTGATCCTCTCTATGCTGCATCTCTTCCTCTCTACCAGCATTTTTAGCTCATTGACAGTTCTGAGAAGCTCTTTGATGTACCCAATGGCATCTCCCACCACTGATGCTCTATCAGCCTTTGGTGTACTCATCCAAACAGAAATTGTTGAAAATGTCAAACAAAAGAAAGCCAACTTTACATTTAAGTATGTATACGTGCATCACCAAGTTCTGGAATTCCTTAAATGGGAAGTGACATGTAAACATGGAGAGGGAGAAAGGAACTAAGAACATCGCTGGTTGGTATTACAATGGCGACAccaaagccaaaatttggccTTTCTTTCATTGCCGAAGTACTAGCATAATCAAGAATGTGACAATCCAGCCCCAATGGTgcaaatgtcaattttttttattttctgcaaTGAAGGCAATACTGTTTAGATAGGCTTTTAGATCCCATTATGAGAGAGTGGTCAAGGGGATGAGTTATGCCAAAAGCTAGTAACCACGTTTGGTGCCAAATTTGTCCTGAAGGTTTGCCAGCCCATGATTTGGCGACATTTAACTTCGGTACAGaatttgagtttgttttttgttctattCTGAGAAGTTCTTGCCAAAATCCAAATTCTAACTTTACACTTATTTTGGCTCACAGTTTGTAAGATACTCAAAAGCATGTGCATTATTAGCAGTTAATATTAAATATGAGCTATGCTACGTACCCAAAAAAACGAATACAAAGAACCTTGTATAGAAAATCATTATGTACTCATATTCATTTTGGAGATGACACTCACAACACTGATTTGATTCTCAGACCacccattgctttttctttttcatttctattGCACTTTTTTTCATTGCTTTCTTTCCCGATTGAAGAaacagcgagagagagagagagttgtacgagagcaattttgttcaccttcgcTTGGGTGAGGGTAACTTTACCACATTCGGTAACGCATGTAGGTTTCAATTGGTAATCAAAATCACTTATTTTATATGAATTGATTCATTAGGAGATCATGCAAGAATTAAGCTCAATCGAATattatttgatcaaaaaatctTTTTGTTGAGTTTAGAAATAGATTGAGCAAAAAATTGGGTTATTTTCATCCAAATTGAATTTTAGAGAGGTCTATAACATAAACGGTCTTGTTTATCGAATCGAAACCGCAACACACCTCATCGAATGTGGAAAAACTTACCCTCAGCTAAtgcgagggtgaacaaaattgctcttaACTTGTAATGAGATGGGAATACCTTAGTGGGGTTGGGAaccaaatttctcaaaacttcGTACTTATCAGACAACTGCCCTCTCCTTTGCTTCTCAGTATTCAACTGTCGATTGCTGCCCTTCCCATTACTCTTCCTGCCCCCGCAACTCCTATCCCCACCATTGAACTCAAAAACTCCATTATCATATCCATACCCACCACAACTTCCTTCTATCTCATCCACCACTCCACCAAACAAAGAACCAGTATTCATATTGTAGCCCCCATTGGGCATTGGAGACTCGAACATTAATCCCCTAGACAGAGGAGGCAGTGGTGGTGGAAGGTTCAAATGAAATCGTGGGTCAAAATTAGCAGAATTTGAATCCAACGCACTGTGAGTATCGGACGCAACGTTCCCTAGAAATCCTAACGTGGGTAGAAAGCTCGGGGAGTTTTGGGCTTGGTCCGGATACGAAAACGACGAATTGGGTAAGTGAAAAAGGTTAGATTCAGGGACCATTTCTTGTGTCAAAGGGGTGTTTCTCTCAAAACCCATACGGTGCAGAAGCTCCTCTATTTCCATGCCAGCGGATGCTTCTTGTTGGGGATTTTGATGGAAGGAGAGTTCTTCTATAGAGGAAAAGGTGGGGGTGAAATTGGGGACTGTTTGCGAAAACCCATTTTCTGGTAGTCGCATAGCATTCTCTTGATACATTTTTGGATCGACAGAAATTTGGTGTTTGTTTCTGTCCTTTACTCTTCTGGGTCTTTGTCTCCAGAAAAGGAACAGAAAAAATGGCAAAGGCCAGTAAGTACTTAAAACTACGTACACATCATAGAATGGAAGCCCCTCAATTCAAATGATGAACATAATTGTGCTACTCGTCTCAATTGAAAGAATAGTCCAATATATATGGAAGCTATGTATTTATACACATTTGTTCTTTCTCCGGTTTCGCTAGAGCTGGGAGGttagttacagagagagagagagagagagagagagagagagctccaTTCCGTTTTGCCAGTGCTGTGAAGTTTGTTAGAAGATTCCAAGGAATTGGGCCCACTCACAATCTCAGAAAACAGACCAGCAGCATGATTTGTAATGACAGTTTTGAGCGAATTTTCTTATATGCTCCAATTCCTATGATGCTTCAATGTGGTATTAGGACATGAATTCCTCCGTAAATCTCAGTCATTAGATCAAAAATCGGTGAACATCAGCTATTTGATCAAAACCACACGTAAGAAGTGAGCTAAAATTGCTAAAAACGAGGTGGTTTTGCAATTTTCCTTTCGaaaaattacacttttacttatcATGAAAAAAGACTATACAGTATGTTTTATGGTCACATTTACCATAAAGTATGGCAATACTTATTACAAACTATGAAAGGTGTGCATGGGACAGGCCCCCCTCTTGCACCCCCTAGGACCGACCCTGCTTTCATGTGACACAAAGTGAAATTAATTGTGGTCTCATTTGACGATTCGATTTGTTCATATTGTAGGTTTCGATTTGATCTATTATCcatccaaaaaat contains the following coding sequences:
- the LOC131336689 gene encoding transcription factor bHLH10-like, whose translation is MYQENAMRLPENGFSQTVPNFTPTFSSIEELSFHQNPQQEASAGMEIEELLHRMGFERNTPLTQEMVPESNLFHLPNSSFSYPDQAQNSPSFLPTLGFLGNVASDTHSALDSNSANFDPRFHLNLPPPLPPLSRGLMFESPMPNGGYNMNTGSLFGGVVDEIEGSCGGYGYDNGVFEFNGGDRSCGGRKSNGKGSNRQLNTEKQRRGQLSDKYEVLRNLVPNPTKADRASVVGDAIGYIKELLRTVNELKMLVERKRCSIERIKRHKTESDGPDHQDQSSYNGLRSSWLQRKFKDSEIDVRIVDDEVTIKFAHPQKKINCLLPVSKALDELQLDIQHVGGGLVVDNYCFLFNSKICEGSSIYASAIANKIIEVVDKQYPTIPTN